GGCCGGACTGCTGCCGGACGCGGAGCTGGCGGAACGTCGGATGCGGCAGTTCCTCGATCTGGCGGGAGTGCCGCAATGAGCGACCTGAGCCGACTGAGCCTCAACCAGGCGACCATCAAGTACGCCGGAATGGAACAGGCGGTCAGCGCCTGCCTGCGCGCGGAGATCCCGGGAATCGGGCTGTGGCGCGAGCCGGTCGCCGAGTACGGACTGCGCAAGACCGGCGCGCTGCTCCGGCAGGCGGGCCTGACGCCGACCTCGATGTGTCGGGGCGGATTCTTCACCTCGCCGGATTCCGACCAGCGGATCAAGGACCTCGCCGACAACCGGGCGGCGGTGGACGAGTGCGCCGAACTGGGCGTGCCAGAACTGGTGCTGGTCTCCGGCGGACTCCCCGAGGGCAGCCGGGACGTCGACGGGGCGCGGTCGCTGGTACTGGACTCGCTGGCCGAACTGGCTCCGTACGCCGGTGAGCGCGGGGTGCGGCTGGCGATCGAGCCGCTGCACCCGATGTTCTGCTCCGACCGCTGCGTCGTGGCGACACTGGCCCAGGCTCTCGACCTCGCGAGTCACTTCCCCGCCGAGCAGGTCGGCGTCGTCGTGGACACCTATCACATCTGGTGGGACCCGACCGTCTATCAGGCGATCGAGCGGGCCGCGGGTCGGATCTCGGCGTTCCAGGTGTGCGACTGGATCACGCCGCTGCCTGCGGGTGTGCTCCTCGGTCGCGGAATGATGGGCGACGGCTGCATCGAGCTGCGTCGGATGCGCAAGGCCGTCGACGAGGCGGGCTACGCCGGACCGATCGAGGTCGAGATCTTCAATCAGGAGATCTGGGATGCCGACGCCCTCGAGATCGCGGAGCTGACGGCGGCCAGGTACATCGAGCACGTGCTCTGATCCGCCGCCTGGCCGACGACGCCCGAAAAGGGGCGCACTGGGCGGGTCCGACGGCCGCCACCGTCGGACCCGCCGCAGGTTCCGCTGCACTTCGTCAACGCCCACGGTATGGAGCCGTGATCGGGCTCGACCGGGCCCGCGGCCCGAACGAGCCGAGCGCCGGACCCGTCTGACGTCCAGATCCTCCTCAGCGCCGACGCCGAGCCCCGGGCCGTCGAGGCGATCCGCATCCGCGTTGCGCTCCCCGTGGCCCCCGATCTGGCGGACCGCCGACGCAGCCGCCGCTGCACCCCTCGCGCGGCCTGGCCTCGGCCGCCACCGACCCGGTGCCCCGCCCGTCGGTGGTCCGGGCCGGGCTCAGCCGATCAGCTCGCGCAACACTCGCGCCGACGATCGCTCCCGCCGATGAGCGTCCAACACCCCGAACGGCACGTCATAGCCCGCCAGCCACTCATAGTTGTCGATCGGCGTCCACAGATACGCGCCCGTGAGATTCATGCCGCGCGCCCGTGCCGCACGCAGCTGTGTGTCGACGGCCCGCAGGTACTCCCCTCGCGCGGCGTCGTCGTTCCCGCCGTACCCGACTTCAGCCATTACCAGCTCCCGACCTGGCAGCGCGGTGTGCAGCCGATCCAGCACGATCCCCAGCCCGTCTGCCCAGGGCACGTACCCCAGTGGCCCCGGCGCCCGATCCGCGGGCCACGGCCGCAGCGATCCGTCCCCGGCGATCGCCGCACCGTAGTAGTAGGAGAATCCGATCTGATCAAATGCGGCAGCGGCAGGCAGCCAGGACCACAGCAACGCGTCGAACCGCGCCGTCGCCGCTACGGCCGCCGCGCTGTCGTCCGCAGGCCACAACGGCGCCAACGACTGGTTAGAGGTCACCGGCAGTCCGGTCGCCTCCCGCAACATCACCGCGGCCTGCGCATCGCATCGATGCATGACCTCCAGCGCCCGCGCGAACACCTCCAGGTCCCGCACCCCGGGCGGGAACGTCCCGTTCAGGTATGCCTTCATCGCGTAGGAGCCAGGATTGTTGATCGGCATCCAGCCGTCGACCTCGCCGCCGAAGTCCGCCGCGACCAGTTCGACCCACTCCCGCCACCGAGCCGCCGCGGTCGGCCCGGCGAACCCGCCCTCCTCGGCGAACCACCTCGGTATCGCCGAGTGCAACAGCGTCAACCACATCTGCAGACCCGCCTCCCGCCCCGCGGTCAGGACCCGCCGGACGTGCTCGACCTCCGCCCGGTCCACCCGACCCGGCTCCGGAACCACTCGAGCCCACGACACCGACGTCCGATACCGCGTCACCCCCAGTGACCGGATCAATCGCAGGTCCTCGCGGTACCGCTCCCGGAACCCGGTGCCCGCCCCGGACGCCGGGGCCTTCCCTGCCTCCTCCCACCGAGACCAGTCGTCCCGAGGCGAGGCCCCCTCATCCTGCACAGACGACGAGGCCGCACCCCACCACCAGCCACGATCGCCCGCGACCTGAGTCGTCTCGCCCACCGCCATACCTGTCGCCTCTCCCGTCACCATCCCCGCGACCACCGCCGCAGCACCACCTAGCACAGTCCGTCGCCGCACCGTCACATCGTGACATCGTGCGACGACACGTCCGGCGGCCCCGCCTGGCTCCTACGGTCGTCTGCGTCGTGCAGATCGTCTTCTGCTGCCAGGCGATCCCGTTGGCTCAGTGCTGGCCAACGGACCGTCGAGAGCGAGAGCACCGAGACGACGTCGTGTTGTCCTCCGTAGCCGATCGCCGCCGACAGAGCCTCAGCGGCTCGGCCCCGTGGCCACCGAACGATCCGATCCGGGTCGTGTCCCGAACGTCTTGGAGACGAGACGAAGGAGACGACGTGGTGAACGGCGCGGTGACGACTGGACAGGACTCCACGGCACGACGCATCCGCATGCTGGTCGAGCGGCTGATCGGCACCGTGCCCCCGCTGCGCATTCGCGCCTGGGACGGCAGTGAGACCGGCCCGACCGGGACTCCGGATCGATCTCCGCCGCGCGGGCGACGACCGACGGCGACATCGCCGCACCGGCCGTCGCCCCTACCCCCGACCAGGCCGAGGCCGCGCTGGAGCAGGACCAGTACGACAAGCTGGAGCTGGCCTGTCGGAAGCTGGGGCTCGCATATCCTGCACGCCGCGCGATGGCATGGCGTGCACGTGACCGGCGTGACGCTGTCTCTGTCACAGTTCGATCACGTCGGGGGACAGATCGTCGAACTGGGCATCACCGTTCGGGTGACTGTGCGGCCCCAGGACTACCGGGAGCTTGCTGATCAGCCCTACGATTCCGTCGCCAGCATCGAGATGGGTGAACACGTCGGCGAGGACCAATACCCCGTGTACGTCACCACGCTGCATCGCCTGCTGCGGCCCGGCGGCAGGCTGCTCCTCCGACAGATGAGCCGGGGCGCGAACGCGCCGGGAGGCGGTGCCTTCATCGAGTCCTACATCACGCCGGACATGCACATTCGCCCGTCGGGCAGCACGATCGGACTGTTGGAACGGGCCGGACTGGAAGTGCGCGACGTCGAGTCGCTGCGTAAGCACTACGTCACGACGGTCGACGCCTGGGCCAGGACCTTGGAGACGGACCGGGCTCGGGCGACGCGACTGATCGGGCCGCAGAGCTGCCGAGTCTGGCGGTTGTACCTCGCAGGCGACGGCCTCGCCTTCGCCGAGAACCAGATGGGTGTCGATCAGATCCTCGCGGTGCGGCCGACCCCCGCAGGGGACGGTCTGATGCCCGCCGATCGACGCGATCAGCTGGTGCCGAGCCTGGAACGGGGATTCGCCGCATGAGTCCGGAGGCGGTGGGCCCGCTGCTCCTCACGCTCGGGGTGAACGCGGCCGTCATCGCGGCGGTGATGCTCGGCGCCTTCCTGATCGGCCTGCGGCGCGGACGCCACGACGGCATCGACGTCGTCTGGGGCGCGGGCTTCGTCGTGATCGCACTGGTGACCTTCGCATCGTCGCGGGGGCACGGCGAGGAGCTGACCCGCGTTCTGTCGACCGTGCTCACCTCCGTCTGGGGTCTGCGACTGGCGACGCACATCGCGCGGCGCTCCCGAGGCGAGCCAGAGGACCGGCGCTACGTGGAGATCCGCGAACGCGCGGCGGGCGATCCGCGCCTGCATCTGCTGCGGGTGGTCTATCTGCCACAGGGTCTGGTGCTGTGGCTGGTCTCGACGCCGGTTCAGGTCGGGCAGTTCCTGGCCGATCCGATGACGCCGTTGCTGGTCGCGGGCGTGGTGCTGTGGCTGATCGGCTTCCTCTTCGAGACGGTCGGCGACCACCAGCTCACCCGCTTCCGATCAGACCCGGCCAACGCCCACCAGGTGCTGGACACCGGTCTGTGGCGGTACACCCGACATCCGAACTACTTCGGCGACGCCACCGTCTGGTGGGGACTGTTCCTCGTCGCCTGCCAGGGCTGGCCCGCGCTGCTGACCCTGCCCGCCCCGTTGCTGATGACCTTCCTCCTGGCCGGCGGGACCGGCAAGCCGCTGCTGGAGCGACAGCTTCGCCTGCGTCGTCCCGGCTACGCCCACTACGTCACCACCACGAGCGGCTTTCTGCCGCTGCCGCCGAAGAGAAAGCGAGTCGACAGGTGAACACCGGAGACCTGGTACCTGATTTCACGCTTCCCGACGAACAGGGCACGGCACGCTCCCTGACCGAGCTGCTCGCAGACGGCCCGGTGGTGCTCTTCTTCTACCCGGCGGCGATGTCGAGCGGCTGCACGACCGAGGCCTGTCACTTTCGCGATCTGGGGGCGGAGTTCCGCGAGGTGGGTGCGGTGCGGGTGGGAATCAGCGGCGACTCGGTGAGCAGGCAGCAGGAGTTCGCCGCGAAGCACACCTTCGACTATCCGCTGCTCTCCGATGCCGACGGCGACGTGGCGCGCCTCTTCGGGGTCCGCCGCCGGTTCGGTCCGATGGACATCAAGCGGCACACGTTCGTCATCGGCGTCGACCGGCGGGTGATCGCCGTGGTGAAGAGCGAGATCCGCATGTCGGTGCATGCCGACAAGGCGCTGGCGGCTCTGCGGGCTCACGCGCAGAGCGGGAGTGCACCCGAGGAGAGCTGATCCCCGCTGTCGGGTTCACGACGGGCCGTCGACGCCGCAGGTGCGGCGGCTTTCTGTCGTCCCTATACCGCCGCAGCCGCGTCGTCCCGGCGATTCGCCCGTCGCGAACCGGACAGGAGACCCCTCGGTCACTATCGTCGATCACATGTCACTCACTATGGGCAACGGTCCGTTCGCGAAGCCCCTCGCAGGCGAGTTGAACTTCGATCTGAGTGCCGCCGCGCCGGGACACGTGCTCTACGTGCATGATTTGGATCGCCGGATCAGGGGCGAGTTCGCCGGGCAGATCGTGGTGGACACCGTCCGCGCCAGGATGCTGCACGAGACGAGGCTGCTGCCGCAGTGGTACCTGCCGATCGAGGACGTCGTTCCAGGGGTGCTGGTCGAGAGCGAGCACCGGACGCGGTGTCCGTTCAAGGGCGACGCCCGGTACTGGCACCTGCGTGTCGGCGATCGGGTGGTCCACGACGCGGTGTGGTCCTACCCCGAGCCGGTGCCGGGCTGCCCGGACCTCCGAGGGCTGGTCGCCTTCTACCATGATCGGCTCGACGCCTGGTTCGAGGAGGACGAGCGGCTCCCGGCACACCCGCGCGATCCGTTCCACCGAGTGGACGCACGGAGGTCAGGCAGACGGGTGACGGTGCGCATCCACGACGTGCCGGTGGGCGAGAGCACCGATGCCGTCGTGTTGTTCGAGACCGGACTGCCCGCTCGCTGGTATCTGCCCGCCGATGACGTGGCGACCGAACTCCTGGCCCCCTCCGAGACCGTCACGACCTGCCCGTACAAGGGAGAGGCGAGCTACTTCCACTTCCGGGCCGATGCGGGAGATGCCGACGACGTGGCGTGGAGCTATCCCGAGCCGCTCGCGGAGGCACGACCGGCTGTGGGCATGCTGAGCTTCGCCGGCCCGGCGGTGTCGGTGACGGTCGAGACGTGACCGACGCGGCCTGACCAGCGAACCGGCCCGCACCGACAGCGCCCTTCGACCGGGCCCGACACGATGTCCACCCGCGGTCTGAGCAGCTTCTCGGGCCTGCCCCCGCCGAGCCGTGGAACGACGGCCGAACATCTGGCCGCCGTCAGGCGCAGTGCATACGTCCGACACCAGCCGATTATTTACCGCCGCTTCCTAGTGTCAGGGCCTAACACGGGTTCACGCCGTGTTCGCGGACGAGGCGGGGACGAGGAGTCCTCGGACGCCGCGATTCGATGCGGCCGGGAGGCGCGGGTGTCCGAGACTGCTGTCGTCAACACGAATGCACCGATCACTGTCGTGATCATCCATGACGAGCCCGCGATCACTGCGGGTTTCGCCGCCTGGTACCAGCTCGCGAGCCCCGCGATCTCGGTGGTGGCGGGCGGGCCCGACCCGTCGGTCGCCTGGACCGGTCCGGGACTCAGCGCCGAGGTCGTGTTGTTCGGCCTGCAGCACGGCGAGCCGACGGCACGCGCGGCCGAGGTGCGGCGACTGGCACAGGCGGGACGGCGAGTCCTGCTGCACGCGGGCACCTGGCCGTGGGCCGAGACGGACTCGGCGAGCGTGCGGTGTCTGCCGCGCAGGGTGACCAGGGGCCAGCTGGTGAGTGCCACCCGGCTGGCGGCGCGCGGCGGCACGACGTCGCAGCTGCCGGTGGTCGCGATCCCGGCGCTCTCGCCTCGCGAGGTCGACGTCCTGCGTACCTGGCTGCGCTGCCGGTCGAAGTCCTCGGTGGCCACCGAACTTCAGCTCTCGGCTCGAACGGTCAGCTCCTATCTGGAGCGGATCAGGTTCAAGTACGAGCACGCGGGCAGGCCTGCCTCGACCAAGACCGACCTGCTCGCCAGGGCCCTACAGGACGGGTTGATCAGCCTCGCCGAGATCTGAAGGCAGCGGCGCCTTCGCCCGTCGGACGTCTCATCAGGTGCGTTCACCGAGGCCATGGCGCCGGAGCCCCACAGTAGATCGCGCGAATGTGCCGTCGGCTCCGGTAGCGGAGCCCGACGGCACGTTCCGGCGGTCACGACGGTGGTGGTCGGCGAGGTCGGTCGTTGCCGTCCGCTCGGTGCGTCCTCTCGCTACGTCGTCGCCGGGTCAGCCCGCTGCGAGGACGGCGGTCGAACTCGGCGCGACACTGCTGAACGCGGGCAGGTAGGCCTGGGCGTGTCCGACCGCGTTCGGGTGGAAGGACTCGTTGATCGGCCAGGCGATCGAGTTGATCCACGGAGTGCTCGCGCACACGCCGTGGCCGTCGAACTGGGTCCGCACGTCGGCGTAGGTGAAGCCCGCCGCCCCGGCGCGGGCCGCAGTGACGTCGGCGAGCAGGTCGGCCGTGTCGTTCAGCAGTGCGCGCGACGCCTGGGAGAGGATGCAGGCCCCGGTCGGGTGGAAGAGGCGCGGGTAGCCGAGCACGACCACCGAGGAGTTGGGCGCCGCGCTGCGGATCGCCGCGTAGGTGGCGTCCAACTGCGCGGGCAGCTCCGTCTGGATGTAGGCGTTCGCCTCGGCGGCCGCGTCGCGGCATCCTGCGGTGCCAAGGATCGTGCAGGTGGTGATCACCTCCACGAATCCGGCGTCGTTGCCGCCGATCGAGATGCTCACCAGGTCGGTGTCGGCGTCCAGACCGCCGAGCTGGTTGGCGACGACGTCGTCGGTGACCGCGCCGGAACAGGCCGCGAAGGTGAAGGAGGAGACCTCGTTCGCCGCGGCCCAGAGTTCGGGATAGGCGCCGGGGCTTCGCAGACACGAGCCGCTGTCCGGGTCGTAGTCGCCTATCCCCGTTCCCGAGGCATAGGAGTCGCCGAGGGCGACGTAGTCGACGGGGGCGGCAGGGGCCGTCTCTTCGGCCGACGCGGCCGGTGCCCCCAAGGAGACGGCGATCAGCGCACCGGCAAAAGCGCTGGCTATGCGAGCAAAACGCACGGTTACCTCCGAGTAGATACGTGAGATCACTACGTACCACGCACCTATTCGGGGAGGAAGTTTCCGACACCATGTCTGACCGTCTGGACCAAGGACCACCCGGCCAGGCAGAGATCAGGCGGCGAATCGACCGACAGTCGGTGACACCGCCCCGCTAGGCCTCACCCGTTGAGGGGCTACCTGGCTGGGCCATGTGTTGGCAATGTGAAGAGATTATGACAATTGCGGCGGACCCGGATCGGGAACGCCGAGCGGTTCATGCGACACCCGCCGACGGGACCACGGCGATATTCGGCAGGCGCCTGCCCTGCAGGATCGCCTGCAGCGCACCACAGCACCCCCACCGCGGACCGGACGACCTCGCCGAAGCGATCTGCATCGCCGCACGAGCCGATCACACAACAAGGCGTCGCTGAAACGGATGGATACGCAACAGACCGCGCAGGTCAACCGGGATTCGCGAACTGATATTCGCCCGTGCGGCCTCTAGCCTGAGGCGCATGACGGCCACCACCGAGAACTCGGCGATCAGTCCCTCCGCGACCGGCGCCGCCGAGACACACTCCGCAGCAGCGGGCACCGCCCAGGCAGGCCTCGCCGCCGCCGAGCACATCGCCCTCGACGAGCAGTGGAGCACGCACAACTACCACCCGCTGCCGGTGGTCATCGCCGAGGCACAGGGCGCGTGGGTGACCGACGTGCACGGCAGGCGCTACCTCGACCTCCTGGCCGGCTACTCCGCGCTGAACTTCGGCCATCGGCACCCCGACCTCGTCGCTGCGGCGGTCGAGCAGCTCGGCCGCGTCACACTCACGAGCCGCGCCTTCCACCACGACCAGCTGGGCCTGTTCTGCCGTGAGCTGGCCGAACTCACCGAGACCGAGCTGGTCCTGCCGATGAACTCCGGCGCCGAGGCCGTCGAGTCGGCCGTCAAGGTCGCCCGCAAGTGGGCTTATCAGGTCAAGGGCGTGCCGGACGGTCGGGCCGAGATCATCGTCGCCGGGTCGAACTTCCACGGCCGCACCACCACGATCGTCTCCTTCTCCACCGACCCGACGGCGCGCGCCGACTTCGGGCCGTTCACCCCGGGTTTCGTGGTCGTCGACTACGGCTCGGCGCAGGCAGTGGCCGAGGCGATCACCGAGCACACCGCCGCCGTGCTGGTGGAGCCGATCCAGGGCGAGGCGGGCGTGGTGGTCCCCCCGGCGGGCTATCTGGCCGAGCTGCGCAGGATCTGCGACGACAACGGCGTGCTGCTGATCGCCGACGAGATCCAGTCGGGGCTCGCCCGCACCGGCGAGCTGCTCGCCAGCTCCGCCGACGGGGTTCGCGCCGACCTCTACACCCTGGGCAAGGCGCTCGGCGGCGGGATCGTGCCCGTCTCCGCCGTGGTCGGGCGCCGGGAGGTCCTCGGCGTCCTGCGCCCCGGCGAGCACGGGTCCACCTTCGGCGGCAACCCCCTGGCCTGCGCCGTCGGCCGGGCGGTCATCCGCCTGCTGGCCACCGGCGAGTACCAGCAGCGGTCCCGCGAGTTGGGCGCGCACCTTCATCGGCGGCTCGGCGAGCTGGTCGGGCACGGGGTCAGCGCGGTTCGCGGCCGAGGCCTGTGGGCCGGGGTGGAGATCGCCCCGGAGGGCCCCGCCGGACGGGCGGCGACGGCGGCGCTGCTGGAGCGTGGCGTGCTGTGCAAGGAGACTCAGGACACGACCCTGCGGATCGCGCCGCCGCTGGTCATCACCGAGTCGGAGCTGGACGAGGGCGTCGACGCCGTCGGCGAGGTCCTGTCGCGCTGATCGCGGGAGTGGGGGCGGGCGGGCGAAGCCGGGTTCGGTCGAGTACTGCCGCGCTGCGGCGCAGCCGGTATGCCACTCGATCGATATCTTGCCAAGATCGAACACCTGTTCGATCATCGAATCATGACTGCTCGCCGCCTTCTTCGACTGTTCGACACCCTCCGCACCACGACTGCTGCAGCGGCGGCGCTGATCGCCAACCTGGCGGCTCGCGCGTCGCGGTGTGCGGCTGCGCACCGAGGCGCGACCGCGACAGCGCCGCCCCGCCGGAGAACGCATTCCGACGACCGTCGTCACGATCACCGCCCGCCGCCGACGGCCGAGTCGGGCGGACCGCTGCCCGCCCGACCAGCATCGCCGAGCCGAGCCGCCCTGCCTCGGCCGCGCGCCGATCAGCGGCCGCCGATCCGCCGATCAGGCAGGCCTGCTCCGCCGGGCCAGTGCGGGCGCCGCGTCCTGATCCAGATCGGTCGAGGCCCGAGACAGCGCGATCAGCCTGCTGATCGCCCGCAGGTACTTCTTGCGGTAGCCGCCGCGCAGCATCTCCTCGGTGAACAGCTCGGAGACCGGCACGCCGGAGACCACCACCGGCACCGCCCGGTCGTAGAGCCGGTCGGCGAAGGACACCAGCCGCAGCGCCACATCCTGGCCGGTGGCGGGACGCACGCCCCGCAAGTGGACGACGCTCACGTCGTCGACGAGCCTGCCGTATCGAGAAGGGTGCAGCGTGCCGAGGTGCGTGCACAGCTCGTCGAAGTCGTCGATGCTCGCACCGGCCAGGGCGTCGGCCCGCTCTCGCAGCACGGCATCGGACACCGGCGACGGGGCGTCGGGCAGGCCGCGGTGCCGATAGTCGGCGCCGTCGACCCGCACGATCTCGAAACGCTCCGCCATGGCGTGGATCTCCCGCAGGAAGTCGCCTGCGGCGAAGCGCCCCTCGCCGAGACGGTCCGGCAGCGTGTTGGAGGTCGCCGCCACGCAGACCCCGGCCGAGGTCAGCT
The Actinoalloteichus fjordicus DNA segment above includes these coding regions:
- the rocD gene encoding ornithine--oxo-acid transaminase → MTATTENSAISPSATGAAETHSAAAGTAQAGLAAAEHIALDEQWSTHNYHPLPVVIAEAQGAWVTDVHGRRYLDLLAGYSALNFGHRHPDLVAAAVEQLGRVTLTSRAFHHDQLGLFCRELAELTETELVLPMNSGAEAVESAVKVARKWAYQVKGVPDGRAEIIVAGSNFHGRTTTIVSFSTDPTARADFGPFTPGFVVVDYGSAQAVAEAITEHTAAVLVEPIQGEAGVVVPPAGYLAELRRICDDNGVLLIADEIQSGLARTGELLASSADGVRADLYTLGKALGGGIVPVSAVVGRREVLGVLRPGEHGSTFGGNPLACAVGRAVIRLLATGEYQQRSRELGAHLHRRLGELVGHGVSAVRGRGLWAGVEIAPEGPAGRAATAALLERGVLCKETQDTTLRIAPPLVITESELDEGVDAVGEVLSR
- a CDS encoding DUF427 domain-containing protein, which codes for MSLTMGNGPFAKPLAGELNFDLSAAAPGHVLYVHDLDRRIRGEFAGQIVVDTVRARMLHETRLLPQWYLPIEDVVPGVLVESEHRTRCPFKGDARYWHLRVGDRVVHDAVWSYPEPVPGCPDLRGLVAFYHDRLDAWFEEDERLPAHPRDPFHRVDARRSGRRVTVRIHDVPVGESTDAVVLFETGLPARWYLPADDVATELLAPSETVTTCPYKGEASYFHFRADAGDADDVAWSYPEPLAEARPAVGMLSFAGPAVSVTVET
- the zapE gene encoding cell division protein ZapE gives rise to the protein MPATHLTDRSPEVGPDELVAAMCPPPRFDGVRFDTYLPDPAQPSQSAALTACREFAGRVGAGRARRSWWQALTGADRPQAGRPGLYLDGGFGVGKTHLLAAIWHEVPEPKAFGTFVELTHLVGALGFGETVRRLSEYSLLAIDEFELDDPGDTMLVTRLIAELTSAGVCVAATSNTLPDRLGEGRFAAGDFLREIHAMAERFEIVRVDGADYRHRGLPDAPSPVSDAVLRERADALAGASIDDFDELCTHLGTLHPSRYGRLVDDVSVVHLRGVRPATGQDVALRLVSFADRLYDRAVPVVVSGVPVSELFTEEMLRGGYRKKYLRAISRLIALSRASTDLDQDAAPALARRSRPA
- a CDS encoding family 1 glycosylhydrolase, with translation MGETTQVAGDRGWWWGAASSSVQDEGASPRDDWSRWEEAGKAPASGAGTGFRERYREDLRLIRSLGVTRYRTSVSWARVVPEPGRVDRAEVEHVRRVLTAGREAGLQMWLTLLHSAIPRWFAEEGGFAGPTAAARWREWVELVAADFGGEVDGWMPINNPGSYAMKAYLNGTFPPGVRDLEVFARALEVMHRCDAQAAVMLREATGLPVTSNQSLAPLWPADDSAAAVAATARFDALLWSWLPAAAAFDQIGFSYYYGAAIAGDGSLRPWPADRAPGPLGYVPWADGLGIVLDRLHTALPGRELVMAEVGYGGNDDAARGEYLRAVDTQLRAARARGMNLTGAYLWTPIDNYEWLAGYDVPFGVLDAHRRERSSARVLRELIG
- a CDS encoding helix-turn-helix transcriptional regulator, coding for MSETAVVNTNAPITVVIIHDEPAITAGFAAWYQLASPAISVVAGGPDPSVAWTGPGLSAEVVLFGLQHGEPTARAAEVRRLAQAGRRVLLHAGTWPWAETDSASVRCLPRRVTRGQLVSATRLAARGGTTSQLPVVAIPALSPREVDVLRTWLRCRSKSSVATELQLSARTVSSYLERIRFKYEHAGRPASTKTDLLARALQDGLISLAEI
- a CDS encoding sugar phosphate isomerase/epimerase family protein; the protein is MSDLSRLSLNQATIKYAGMEQAVSACLRAEIPGIGLWREPVAEYGLRKTGALLRQAGLTPTSMCRGGFFTSPDSDQRIKDLADNRAAVDECAELGVPELVLVSGGLPEGSRDVDGARSLVLDSLAELAPYAGERGVRLAIEPLHPMFCSDRCVVATLAQALDLASHFPAEQVGVVVDTYHIWWDPTVYQAIERAAGRISAFQVCDWITPLPAGVLLGRGMMGDGCIELRRMRKAVDEAGYAGPIEVEIFNQEIWDADALEIAELTAARYIEHVL
- a CDS encoding class I SAM-dependent methyltransferase, giving the protein MTLSLSQFDHVGGQIVELGITVRVTVRPQDYRELADQPYDSVASIEMGEHVGEDQYPVYVTTLHRLLRPGGRLLLRQMSRGANAPGGGAFIESYITPDMHIRPSGSTIGLLERAGLEVRDVESLRKHYVTTVDAWARTLETDRARATRLIGPQSCRVWRLYLAGDGLAFAENQMGVDQILAVRPTPAGDGLMPADRRDQLVPSLERGFAA
- a CDS encoding peroxiredoxin, giving the protein MNTGDLVPDFTLPDEQGTARSLTELLADGPVVLFFYPAAMSSGCTTEACHFRDLGAEFREVGAVRVGISGDSVSRQQEFAAKHTFDYPLLSDADGDVARLFGVRRRFGPMDIKRHTFVIGVDRRVIAVVKSEIRMSVHADKALAALRAHAQSGSAPEES
- a CDS encoding SGNH/GDSL hydrolase family protein, translating into MRFARIASAFAGALIAVSLGAPAASAEETAPAAPVDYVALGDSYASGTGIGDYDPDSGSCLRSPGAYPELWAAANEVSSFTFAACSGAVTDDVVANQLGGLDADTDLVSISIGGNDAGFVEVITTCTILGTAGCRDAAAEANAYIQTELPAQLDATYAAIRSAAPNSSVVVLGYPRLFHPTGACILSQASRALLNDTADLLADVTAARAGAAGFTYADVRTQFDGHGVCASTPWINSIAWPINESFHPNAVGHAQAYLPAFSSVAPSSTAVLAAG
- a CDS encoding DUF1295 domain-containing protein, with the protein product MSPEAVGPLLLTLGVNAAVIAAVMLGAFLIGLRRGRHDGIDVVWGAGFVVIALVTFASSRGHGEELTRVLSTVLTSVWGLRLATHIARRSRGEPEDRRYVEIRERAAGDPRLHLLRVVYLPQGLVLWLVSTPVQVGQFLADPMTPLLVAGVVLWLIGFLFETVGDHQLTRFRSDPANAHQVLDTGLWRYTRHPNYFGDATVWWGLFLVACQGWPALLTLPAPLLMTFLLAGGTGKPLLERQLRLRRPGYAHYVTTTSGFLPLPPKRKRVDR